Proteins encoded by one window of Streptomyces sp. NBC_01477:
- a CDS encoding AAA family ATPase encodes MFISTVYIRFFRSFNYDYLRKAHPDFKADPWDLLDNKDLQYPFVKVSLEPGVTTVVGANESGKSQLLHAVKRALTGRNIARGDFCRYSQFFAVNKAMAYPDFGLKFKGLDAEDRAAVGKACGKTLDASTDRFLLFRIGSGTPILYLPTDDGWISTAVTDSSALESVLPVWFEIDAHVALPQSVPLAHLAGAAGSLRAGPRSRRQSLLKTLFGNDGWFDSADTLTAAGSDLLSAYSTARQPDVEHDKQLALVDDLLLKVAQIDRTAFQELLTAVESDQDGFANGIVEKMNAQLAHTLNFPKWWSQDNQFQLRMTLRDQDLVFTVRDRTGTEYSAIERSGGLRYFLSYFVQYLAHEPPSSGAHEVLLMDEPDAYLSSTGQQDLLRIFQDFAVPSDPVRRPCQVVYVTHSPFLIDKNHGERLRVLEKGDGDEGTRVVHNAARNHYEPLRSAFGSFVGETTFISTCNLMLEGMSDQILLAGMSARLRRNGAPSLDHLDLNALTLVPAGSASHIPYMVYLARGRDIDRPAVIVLLDSDGAGNKARAALAHGRDGKPLIAPTYVLQLAELPTDTLVLGRGAGADEIEDLIPLEIGVAAVKGYAADFLGPAQAAPLNSLTAQHVSFTENQGTHAALQQAAAALVPGFHLDKVGFARSVMEVVNKQHDAHAQAAEGLDSNFRVLFRELGRRQRSALRELTTEKTGSKIKRLRKSFLQDHPASATREQATLLLEEIDSALDTSLDAEDFSRQIRTLHRDFALDEEPLEEIADFSAFRDALQSLVYREVNAAQER; translated from the coding sequence ATGTTCATCTCGACCGTCTACATCCGCTTCTTCCGCTCGTTCAACTACGACTATCTGCGCAAGGCGCATCCCGACTTCAAAGCCGATCCGTGGGACCTGCTGGACAACAAGGATTTGCAGTATCCGTTCGTGAAGGTATCCCTGGAACCAGGCGTCACTACCGTGGTGGGCGCGAACGAATCCGGCAAGAGTCAGTTGCTGCACGCAGTCAAGCGTGCACTGACCGGCCGGAACATCGCTCGCGGAGACTTCTGCCGCTACTCGCAGTTCTTCGCGGTGAACAAGGCCATGGCCTACCCGGACTTCGGACTGAAGTTCAAGGGCCTGGACGCAGAAGACCGCGCAGCTGTGGGCAAGGCCTGCGGGAAGACCTTGGACGCCAGCACCGATCGCTTCTTGTTGTTCCGCATCGGTAGCGGCACCCCGATCCTCTACCTGCCCACGGACGACGGGTGGATCTCGACAGCAGTTACGGACTCGTCCGCGCTGGAAAGCGTACTGCCCGTCTGGTTCGAAATCGATGCCCACGTTGCGCTGCCGCAGAGCGTTCCCCTGGCGCACCTGGCCGGCGCTGCCGGATCGCTGCGTGCCGGCCCAAGAAGCCGTCGACAGTCCCTGCTGAAGACTCTTTTTGGCAACGACGGCTGGTTCGATAGCGCCGACACACTGACCGCCGCAGGCTCGGACCTGTTGAGTGCATACTCCACGGCCAGGCAACCCGACGTAGAGCATGACAAGCAACTCGCCCTGGTGGATGACTTGCTGCTCAAAGTTGCCCAGATAGACCGAACCGCGTTCCAGGAGCTGCTCACGGCCGTCGAATCCGACCAGGACGGCTTCGCCAACGGCATCGTTGAGAAGATGAACGCACAGCTGGCCCACACGCTGAACTTCCCCAAGTGGTGGTCGCAGGACAACCAGTTCCAGCTGCGTATGACTCTGCGAGACCAAGACCTTGTCTTCACCGTGCGAGACCGCACCGGCACAGAGTACTCAGCCATCGAACGCAGTGGGGGCCTCAGGTACTTCCTGAGCTACTTTGTGCAGTACCTCGCCCACGAACCCCCCAGTTCCGGTGCCCACGAAGTGTTGCTAATGGACGAGCCCGACGCCTACCTATCGAGCACCGGCCAGCAGGACCTGCTTCGTATATTCCAGGACTTTGCCGTCCCCTCCGACCCTGTCCGTCGGCCGTGCCAGGTCGTGTACGTGACGCATTCCCCGTTCCTGATCGACAAGAATCACGGGGAACGGCTTCGGGTCCTGGAGAAGGGCGATGGCGACGAGGGAACCCGCGTCGTTCATAACGCTGCCCGCAACCACTACGAGCCACTGCGCTCGGCCTTCGGTAGCTTCGTCGGCGAGACCACCTTCATCAGCACCTGCAACCTGATGCTTGAGGGGATGTCCGACCAGATCCTGCTGGCAGGCATGTCAGCACGGCTACGTCGCAACGGGGCCCCGTCGTTGGACCACCTCGACCTTAACGCCCTCACCCTGGTTCCAGCAGGCTCCGCCTCGCACATCCCGTACATGGTCTACCTGGCCCGCGGGCGCGACATCGACCGACCCGCGGTCATCGTCCTGCTTGACAGCGACGGCGCCGGCAACAAGGCCCGTGCGGCACTTGCCCACGGCCGAGACGGAAAACCCCTGATCGCACCAACGTACGTCCTGCAGCTGGCCGAACTGCCGACCGACACACTCGTCCTCGGACGCGGGGCTGGAGCAGATGAGATTGAGGACCTAATCCCACTGGAAATTGGAGTGGCCGCAGTCAAAGGTTACGCCGCCGACTTTCTCGGCCCCGCACAAGCCGCGCCCCTAAACTCACTGACCGCCCAGCACGTGTCCTTCACCGAGAATCAGGGCACGCACGCAGCATTGCAGCAAGCAGCCGCAGCCCTCGTCCCAGGCTTCCATCTCGACAAGGTCGGCTTCGCCAGAAGCGTCATGGAAGTCGTGAACAAGCAGCACGATGCTCACGCGCAAGCCGCAGAGGGCCTGGACAGCAATTTTCGCGTCCTCTTCAGGGAGTTGGGACGTCGCCAGCGCAGCGCCCTGCGCGAGCTGACCACGGAGAAGACCGGATCAAAGATCAAGAGGCTGAGGAAATCGTTCCTGCAGGACCACCCTGCAAGTGCCACTCGTGAGCAGGCCACTCTGCTCCTGGAGGAGATCGATTCGGCCTTGGATACATCGCTAGACGCCGAAGACTTCAGCCGGCAGATCAGAACGCTTCATCGGGACTTCGCACTCGACGAAGAGCCGCTGGAGGAGATCGCCGACTTCTCAGCCTTCCGCGACGCCCTCCAGTCCCTGGTGTACCGGGAGGTCAACGCAGCGCAGGAACGCTAG
- a CDS encoding transposase produces MCKQPGQRGFHVQPDRWAVERTFAWISMRRRMACDYERKPAHAEFTIRWAMTDVILRRLTRHPTWPQTPTTSP; encoded by the coding sequence GTGTGCAAACAGCCAGGACAACGCGGCTTCCACGTCCAGCCTGACCGCTGGGCGGTCGAGCGCACCTTCGCCTGGATCTCCATGCGCCGACGCATGGCCTGCGACTACGAACGCAAACCCGCCCACGCCGAGTTCACGATCCGCTGGGCCATGACCGACGTGATACTCCGCCGACTCACCCGCCACCCAACCTGGCCCCAAACCCCTACGACGAGTCCCTGA
- a CDS encoding DUF4365 domain-containing protein, with amino-acid sequence MPNVHSTHLVDRAGVSRAAYLVSTQLGWLFREQETSDIGVDAHLEVVDNADLSLGNVGLGTGRLLAVQLKSGVSQFTSPGEGGWWYYCDTRHVVYWHKHSLPVVIMLFNPVAEQIFWQHVNAETLELAGQNYKIFVPETQQLNESCAEALSEPARHHNQASGSPTKPDRPKETRRKSIRLADYELAGSIDLLSAGSEEGVAGASPRDFRAAFANRLRSLLRLAGSPSAEFLSAKTGYEEDKIAAYLAGSALPGRGRMVAIVTTLIEYARNRGVEVPDHFQDLQAWGRMQRVARKPGMQKIVKNKAGAGSSVSQSTAAG; translated from the coding sequence GTGCCCAATGTTCATTCCACCCACCTGGTCGACCGGGCCGGTGTGTCCCGAGCCGCCTACCTGGTGTCCACGCAACTGGGCTGGCTCTTCCGGGAACAGGAGACGAGCGACATCGGGGTCGACGCGCACCTTGAGGTGGTGGACAACGCTGACTTGAGCCTCGGCAACGTCGGCCTTGGCACCGGTCGCCTCCTTGCCGTTCAGCTCAAGTCGGGGGTCAGTCAGTTTACTTCTCCTGGGGAGGGTGGTTGGTGGTACTACTGCGACACGCGCCACGTCGTGTACTGGCACAAGCACTCCCTCCCAGTCGTCATCATGCTGTTCAATCCCGTCGCTGAGCAGATTTTTTGGCAGCACGTCAACGCCGAGACTCTCGAACTCGCTGGTCAGAACTACAAGATTTTCGTCCCTGAGACTCAGCAGTTGAACGAATCCTGCGCCGAGGCACTCAGCGAACCCGCACGACACCACAATCAGGCGAGCGGCTCTCCGACGAAGCCGGATCGGCCGAAGGAGACCCGAAGGAAGTCCATACGGCTCGCGGACTATGAACTGGCGGGCTCCATCGATCTGCTCTCGGCAGGCTCAGAGGAAGGTGTCGCCGGGGCGAGCCCGCGCGACTTCCGGGCGGCCTTCGCGAACCGGCTCCGCTCCCTGCTTCGCCTTGCCGGTTCGCCTAGTGCGGAGTTCCTCTCGGCTAAGACCGGGTATGAAGAGGACAAGATCGCCGCCTACTTGGCAGGGAGTGCTCTTCCCGGGCGCGGCCGAATGGTTGCGATCGTCACAACGCTCATCGAGTATGCCCGCAACCGGGGCGTCGAAGTGCCCGACCACTTCCAGGACCTCCAGGCATGGGGACGGATGCAGCGGGTCGCGAGAAAGCCGGGGATGCAGAAGATCGTGAAGAACAAGGCAGGCGCAGGATCGTCGGTTTCCCAATCCACAGCCGCAGGCTAG